A genomic segment from Nymphalis io chromosome 15, ilAglIoxx1.1, whole genome shotgun sequence encodes:
- the LOC126773993 gene encoding cationic amino acid transporter 4 isoform X2 encodes MPGARHKILGHVLSGFCHKMNRRKPIYGDSLDTPLNRCLTTFDITLLGVGHMVGAGIYVLTGAVARNMAGPATALSFLLAGITSTLAALCYAEFGTRIPRAGSAYAYTYVSIGEFWAFIIGWNIVLEYMIGAASVARAWSGYLDAMLDGAISNATIAVTGDLHETLLSRYPDVLAFLICIVASLILAVGVKTSAYINNGLTILNLIVISLVIFLGFYYADLSNWSEKNGGFMPFGFSGVLAGAATCFYAFVGFDSISASSEEAKDPTRSIPIATILSMAMVAFGYILVAIALTLMVPYTSINPDAALPAALGAVHADWAKYAVAVGAVCGMTTTLLGSLFSLPRCLYAMSADGLLFGFLSDVNNKSQIPISNLIISGLSSAFIALLFDLEKLVEFMSIGTLLAYTIVSAAVIILRYRPAPPSEDKIFGSPHLDSPIDREDSSATGTPGTDGGSSSSEMFEALTVGRLRPQYAWLEPLAGGRAPGSAVTSCVYIFTVAAAALCAHNHFLAEPAGLWALLPDFVLSFIIIACLVVIWAHQQSPARLPFRVPWVPLLPAASVMLNVELMINLNALTWARFAIWMTFGLLLYFLYGIHHTKLGEGVTGLLSRSGSGTAHSWGSVDKTSSLARRVGRLGRGGKSDDRKPIICDDELARREP; translated from the exons ATGCCAGGCGCAAGGCATAAAATTCTGGGACATGTTCTCTCGGGGTTCTGTCATAAAATGAACCGACGTAAGCCTATATATGGCGACTCCTTGGATACTCCACTTAACCGTTGTCTCACAACTTTTGACATCACTTTATTAG gtGTAGGTCATATGGTTGGAGCTGGTATTTATGTGTTAACGGGAGCAGTAGCCCGCAATATGGCGGGACCAGCAACGGCTCTAAGTTTCCTCTTAGCTGGTATTACTTCTACGCTAGCTGCTTTGTGCTATGCTGAATTCGGGACTAGAATACCAAGGGCTGGAAGTGCGTATGCTTATACTTATGTCAGCATTGGTGAATTTTGGGCGTTTATTATTGGTTGGAATATTGTACTAGAATATATGATAG GTGCTGCATCGGTTGCCAGAGCTTGGTCGGGATATTTAGATGCAATGCTAGATGGTGCAATTAGCAATGCAACAATAGCAGTAACAGGCGATCTACATGAGACACTTCTGAGTAGATATCCTGATGTGTTAGCTTTTCTTATTTGTATTGTAGCGTCTTTAATATTAGCAGTGGGCGTCAAAACCTCAGCTTATATTAACAATGGACTTACAATTCTAAATCTTATAGTAATTTCACTGGTAATATTTCTAGGATTCTATTATGCTGACCTCAGTAACTGGTCTGAAAAGAACGGTGGCTTTATGCCATTTGGTTTTAGTGGAGTTCTCGCTGGTGCAGCTACTTGTTTTTATGCATTCGTTGGTTTTGATAGCATATCTGCCTCTAGTGAAGAAGCAAAGGACCCTACACGATCCATTCCTATAGCGACTATCTTGTCGATGGCCATGGTAGCTTTTGGTTATATTCTTGTTGCGATAGCTTTAACTTTGATGGTGCCTTATACCAGTATAAATCCTGATGCTGCTTTACCTGCAGCTTTAGGTGCTGTACATGCAGACTGGGCAAAATATGCAGTAGCGGTTGGTGCAGTTTGCGGAATGACTACAACTTTGTTAGGTTCTTTATTCTCTTTACCCCGTTGCTTATATGCTATGTCAGCTGACGGACTTTTGTTCGGTTTTCTTAGCGacgttaataataaatcacaaatTCCTATTTCAAATCTTATAATATCTGGGTTATCATCAGCttttattgcattattattcgatttagaGAAACTAGTAGAGTTTATGTCGATTGGCACATTGTTGGCATATACGATCGTCAGCGCAGCCGTTATTATTCTGCGTTATCGGCCAGCGCCACCTTCGGAAGACAAGATCTTCGGTTCTCCTCATTTGGATTCACCTATAGACAGAGAAGATAGCTCTGCTACGGGTACTCCAGGAACTGACGGTGGATCTTCTTCTTcggag ATGTTCGAAGCACTGACGGTAGGTCGCCTACGCCCACAGTATGCTTGGCTAGAGCCACTGGCGGGGGGACGTGCGCCCGGTAGTGCGGTCACCAGCTGCGTGTATATCTTTACCGTTGCCGCCGCAGCGCTCTGTGCGCATAACCACTTCCTAGCGGAGCCTGCTGGCCTGTGGGCACTGTTGCCGGACTTTGTGCtaagtttcattattattgCTT GTTTGGTTGTAATATGGGCCCATCAACAAAGTCCTGCACGTTTACCATTTCGAGTGCCATGGGTGCCTTTACTGCCGGCTGCTAGCGTCATGTTGAACGTAGAACTAATGATCAACCTCAATGCACTTACTTGGGCACGTTTCGCTATTTGGATGACATTTG gtTTGCTCCTATATTTCCTGTACGGGATCCATCACACCAAGCTAGGAGAGGGTGTTACAGGCTTGCTATCTCGCTCTGGCAGTGGGACAGCCCATAGCTGGGGCTCCGTCGATAAAACTAGTTCTTTAGCGAGACGGGTGGGACGCTTGGGTCGCGGTGGTAAGAGTGATGATCGTAAACCAATCATATGCGATGACGAGCTCGCCAGACGGGAAccgtga
- the LOC126773993 gene encoding cationic amino acid transporter 4 isoform X1 has translation MSLGPTMPGARHKILGHVLSGFCHKMNRRKPIYGDSLDTPLNRCLTTFDITLLGVGHMVGAGIYVLTGAVARNMAGPATALSFLLAGITSTLAALCYAEFGTRIPRAGSAYAYTYVSIGEFWAFIIGWNIVLEYMIGAASVARAWSGYLDAMLDGAISNATIAVTGDLHETLLSRYPDVLAFLICIVASLILAVGVKTSAYINNGLTILNLIVISLVIFLGFYYADLSNWSEKNGGFMPFGFSGVLAGAATCFYAFVGFDSISASSEEAKDPTRSIPIATILSMAMVAFGYILVAIALTLMVPYTSINPDAALPAALGAVHADWAKYAVAVGAVCGMTTTLLGSLFSLPRCLYAMSADGLLFGFLSDVNNKSQIPISNLIISGLSSAFIALLFDLEKLVEFMSIGTLLAYTIVSAAVIILRYRPAPPSEDKIFGSPHLDSPIDREDSSATGTPGTDGGSSSSEMFEALTVGRLRPQYAWLEPLAGGRAPGSAVTSCVYIFTVAAAALCAHNHFLAEPAGLWALLPDFVLSFIIIACLVVIWAHQQSPARLPFRVPWVPLLPAASVMLNVELMINLNALTWARFAIWMTFGLLLYFLYGIHHTKLGEGVTGLLSRSGSGTAHSWGSVDKTSSLARRVGRLGRGGKSDDRKPIICDDELARREP, from the exons TCTTTAG gcCCCACCATGCCAGGCGCAAGGCATAAAATTCTGGGACATGTTCTCTCGGGGTTCTGTCATAAAATGAACCGACGTAAGCCTATATATGGCGACTCCTTGGATACTCCACTTAACCGTTGTCTCACAACTTTTGACATCACTTTATTAG gtGTAGGTCATATGGTTGGAGCTGGTATTTATGTGTTAACGGGAGCAGTAGCCCGCAATATGGCGGGACCAGCAACGGCTCTAAGTTTCCTCTTAGCTGGTATTACTTCTACGCTAGCTGCTTTGTGCTATGCTGAATTCGGGACTAGAATACCAAGGGCTGGAAGTGCGTATGCTTATACTTATGTCAGCATTGGTGAATTTTGGGCGTTTATTATTGGTTGGAATATTGTACTAGAATATATGATAG GTGCTGCATCGGTTGCCAGAGCTTGGTCGGGATATTTAGATGCAATGCTAGATGGTGCAATTAGCAATGCAACAATAGCAGTAACAGGCGATCTACATGAGACACTTCTGAGTAGATATCCTGATGTGTTAGCTTTTCTTATTTGTATTGTAGCGTCTTTAATATTAGCAGTGGGCGTCAAAACCTCAGCTTATATTAACAATGGACTTACAATTCTAAATCTTATAGTAATTTCACTGGTAATATTTCTAGGATTCTATTATGCTGACCTCAGTAACTGGTCTGAAAAGAACGGTGGCTTTATGCCATTTGGTTTTAGTGGAGTTCTCGCTGGTGCAGCTACTTGTTTTTATGCATTCGTTGGTTTTGATAGCATATCTGCCTCTAGTGAAGAAGCAAAGGACCCTACACGATCCATTCCTATAGCGACTATCTTGTCGATGGCCATGGTAGCTTTTGGTTATATTCTTGTTGCGATAGCTTTAACTTTGATGGTGCCTTATACCAGTATAAATCCTGATGCTGCTTTACCTGCAGCTTTAGGTGCTGTACATGCAGACTGGGCAAAATATGCAGTAGCGGTTGGTGCAGTTTGCGGAATGACTACAACTTTGTTAGGTTCTTTATTCTCTTTACCCCGTTGCTTATATGCTATGTCAGCTGACGGACTTTTGTTCGGTTTTCTTAGCGacgttaataataaatcacaaatTCCTATTTCAAATCTTATAATATCTGGGTTATCATCAGCttttattgcattattattcgatttagaGAAACTAGTAGAGTTTATGTCGATTGGCACATTGTTGGCATATACGATCGTCAGCGCAGCCGTTATTATTCTGCGTTATCGGCCAGCGCCACCTTCGGAAGACAAGATCTTCGGTTCTCCTCATTTGGATTCACCTATAGACAGAGAAGATAGCTCTGCTACGGGTACTCCAGGAACTGACGGTGGATCTTCTTCTTcggag ATGTTCGAAGCACTGACGGTAGGTCGCCTACGCCCACAGTATGCTTGGCTAGAGCCACTGGCGGGGGGACGTGCGCCCGGTAGTGCGGTCACCAGCTGCGTGTATATCTTTACCGTTGCCGCCGCAGCGCTCTGTGCGCATAACCACTTCCTAGCGGAGCCTGCTGGCCTGTGGGCACTGTTGCCGGACTTTGTGCtaagtttcattattattgCTT GTTTGGTTGTAATATGGGCCCATCAACAAAGTCCTGCACGTTTACCATTTCGAGTGCCATGGGTGCCTTTACTGCCGGCTGCTAGCGTCATGTTGAACGTAGAACTAATGATCAACCTCAATGCACTTACTTGGGCACGTTTCGCTATTTGGATGACATTTG gtTTGCTCCTATATTTCCTGTACGGGATCCATCACACCAAGCTAGGAGAGGGTGTTACAGGCTTGCTATCTCGCTCTGGCAGTGGGACAGCCCATAGCTGGGGCTCCGTCGATAAAACTAGTTCTTTAGCGAGACGGGTGGGACGCTTGGGTCGCGGTGGTAAGAGTGATGATCGTAAACCAATCATATGCGATGACGAGCTCGCCAGACGGGAAccgtga